A stretch of DNA from Lotus japonicus ecotype B-129 chromosome 4, LjGifu_v1.2:
GCCAATTCTTTGCAGCTGCAAGGGCTAGTACAACTCTTACTGTAGTAAGCTTAGCTACAGGGGAAAAGGTATCAAAATAATCCAGTCCTTCTATTTGATTATACCCCTTTGCTACTAATCTTGCTTTATATCTTGCAAGGCTACCATCTGCATTCCTCTTAATTCTATAGACCCATTTACTGCCTATAGGTTTTACTCCTTGAGGTAAGTCTGCAAGCTTCCAAGTTCCATTCTTCTCTAATGCAGATATTTCTGCTTGCATAGCTTCTTGCCAGTGAGAATGTTGACTTGCCTCTGCAAATGTAGTTGGTTCTTGATCTGTAGACAAATTACAAACAAAAGACTTATGTGCAGAAGACAGCTTATCATGAGAATAATACTGTGTAATGCTATGAGCTGTACTACTTCTGGAAGGCAAAGAATCATATTGGAAGCCTTGGAGATATGCTGGCCTTTTAATATTTCTGGTTGATCTTCTGAGAATAGAATCATTTCTCTCCAAATCTGTAGCTTGCAATGAAGTATCCTGAGATGAAGATGACAATTTCTCAGACTGAGATGAGGATGTCTCTATGGAGGAAATAGGTTCTGTAACTGAAACAATCCTTTCTCCCTCAAGTACTTCACTTTGAGTATCAAAACTGGCTTTGTTGGCAGTATCTTGACTTTGTGTTTGCAAATCCAAACAGGTCCAGGGTTGAGATGCTTTACCCTTATAAGGCAGAACACACTCATGGAAGACCACATCTCTAGATACAAAAATCTCATGGGAATTCAAGTCCAAAAGTACATAACCTTTGATCCCTTGCTTGAACCCCAAGAAAACACATTTTCTTGCCCTTGGTTCTAGCTTTGATCTATTAAAACTTTGAGTACTTGCAAAGCATAGTGAACCAAAAACTTTAATCAGCTGTAAATCTGCTTTCTCCCCAAAAAGTAATTCATAAGGAGATTTATCACATAACAGTTTGCTTGGTATCCTGTTCATGAGATAGATAGCATGCAAAACAGCATAGCTCCACATTCTCTTAGGTAGACTAGATTGAAAAAGCAATGCCCTTGCTATATTAAGTATATGTTGATGCTTTCTTTCTACCCTCCCATTCTGCTGAGGGGTATAAACACAACTTTTCTGGTGTAGAATGCCCTGAGCAGAATAGAAATCTGGCAAGCTAAACTCTGGTCCATTGTCACTTCTGATGACCTTAATAGCTCGACCAAACTGTGTCTTTACTAGAGTAACAAAGTTCTTAACCTGATGTTGAACCTCTCCTTTACTCTTAAGTAACACAATCCATACAAATCTACTATGATCATCCAAAACAGTCAAGAAGTATTTATGATTATGAATAGAAGAAGTGGCAATTGGGCCCCAAATATCCATATGCACTAGATCAAAACATTCTTTTGCATTATGCAAACTTTCTGaaaacattttcttcttttgttttgcCAAATGGCAAATATCACAAACAAGTGATTTATTTACAGAAATAGAAGAGTACAAAGCATTCAATGCATGAATCCTATCATGTGACAAGTGACCTAGTCTGAAATGCCACAATGCACCAGGAGGAATAACCTGTCCTGAGCTATTTATTTCAGTATTTACATTATTAACAGCAAAAAAAGTACTAGAAAAACCAGCAACAACTAGATGGTAAAGCTCATCCTCTTGTAAGCTACCCAAACCAATCCTCTTCTTGGTGTGAACATCCTGAACAAAACAGGTAAATTCACCAAAAATGACTTCAAAAGCAGTTGCTTTGGCTAACTTGTGAACTGAGATCAAATTGTATGTAAAATTAGGTACAAACAGAACATGTGTAAGCACAATTAAGTCAGTGATCTTAATAGTGCCAGCATAGCTAGTTTGGATAGATGCACCATTAGGTAATTTTACACTAATTGGTTTTATCTTGGTCAATGTATCAAAACTCATTCTGTCAAAGCATATATGGTCACTAGCTCCAGAGTCAATAATCCAATCCTTAGTATTATATTGCTGTGAACAAGATAAGGCAAGAGGCTTACCATGACCAGTGGTTTCTGCCTCACAGAATCTGGATTTGATCACATGATTGACAGAAGCACCTCCAATGTCTTTAGACTTCTGTGAAACTGTTGCTTGTTGTATCATAGTCAGGATCCTCTTATACTGATCAGCAGTGAAAAGATCCTCATTttctttgtgcaaaactgagcCTTCATCTGCATCATCTGCAGAATCATAACCTCCAGAGATATTATTAACATGACTAACAGCATTTGAATCAGCCTTGGGTTTAAAAGTTGTAGGATAGCCATGAAGTCTATAACAAACTTCAATAGTGTGCCCTGGCTTCTTGCAATGTGTACAGTACTTTCCAATGTTCTTGTATCCTGAACCTGaaatttttccttttccataAGACTTCTTCCCTTCTACTGCATTAACCAGTGCTTtagaatcttcattttcttcaaaatCAGATTGCCTTTCATGCTGCATAGCTAGTGATACTATCTTAGCTATGGAAGGTAAAGGATGCGACATTAATATTTGTGATTTTACCACTACAAAACTCTCATTCAGTCCCAAGAGAAACCGGATAGCATTATCTTGTTCCCTAAACATCTTAACATGCTCAATTGCTTCACATCTACAGGGTACTGCACATCTACACTGTGGAATTGGGCGATATTGCTCCAATTCTTCCCAAAGTGTTTTGATTTCAGTGTAGTAATCATTCACAGATAGTgtattttgtttcaaatttcCTATTTCATTTTGCAATTCAGAAATTCGAACTAGATCGCCCTGTGAAAACCTATCACGCAGATCCTTCCAGACATCACATGCATTCTCAACGAAAACTATGCTATTGGCTATGGAAGATGTTACCGAATTGATGATCCAGGAATGGATTAGACTATTGCAGCGTTCCCACGCTTCATAATTTGCATCTCCAGGCACTGCGACTGGAATTTCGCCATTgatgaacttgaacttgttcttcgCTACTAGGGCTCTCTTCATCGATCTCGCCCAAGCGTTGTAGTTCCTGCCACTGAGAGGTGGTGTCACCATTGTGGCAGAGGGATTTTCACCGGAATGGATGTAGAACGGTGAAATCGGATTCTATGCTGGCTCCAAGACCACATGTTGTTGCGGATTGCCATTGTTGTTGCTAGCTTGTGCTTGACGCACCATGGTTGCGGAAGCTGGTGATGGCAGAGCCCACGTtagggctctgataccatcaaAGAATTCAACAGAGAAATTTCagtgttgaagaagatgaatttcTTGTTTATTCAACATAATCGGAATTTACACTGGATCAATCTATTTATACATCAATTATCCTGTAACAAACTTTCTAACCTACTAACTGAATGCCAGCTGTAAATCCAGTTGTAACCAACTAATCAACTAACACTAATCTTATTACAATCAGGTCCTCATGGACTTTGTGTTAGTACTTTTAGtccttaatcttttacaatgcACTGATTTGTTAACCGGTTAACAGTGTAATTAaagtgcatcaaactttttttcGGAGAATTAACACCACATTACAAAAGCTAAGCTCAGGAGTTTGTTTAGGCATAAGGAAGGAAGGGTGGAGAATTAACCCCACACCCCTAATGAGTTTGTCCTAAGATGGGTCACCTCAAGTTGATTAGTGCAACTGTGCAAATTTTAGTCAAGACAGATGTAATTCTACACATGCATACAAGATAGATATGTTTTCTGCTCATGTATTTTTACCCGATAGGCGATAACCAAAAGAATAAATTGCATTAAACGCACACACACTGACACACACAACAAAACATAAACACACACCAATCTGAAAcgcacagagagagagagaggggaagGTGGCGGCTGTTCAATGAGAGAGAGCTAGGGGTTTAAATGAAAGGGAAAACTTAAGTACAATACCAATTATTATGCTGTTGGAACTGTTTTCCAACCAAATCATGACACCTGGATTTCTTTTCAACATTATGTCCATGTGtcgttttttttattgaagaaCAGTACCAACTGCACATATGGTACTGCATATAAGTTTTTCCCTTTAATGAACGTGTGTGTGACTtttttgtttaatatttttatggaaaaaaaatgaaattaactaACACAATCaagataaaattaaatcaatttctgaactcaattggattaactaatttttttactttttatcaaTTTTAAACCAAATAACTATTAAAGAGCTaggaaatttcaaaaaaaaaaactattaaagaGCTATTATAGCAACTAAAGGGAGCATTTTTTGAATGAActaaagggagcatactactAGTCTAGTAGTCTACTACTGATTTTCTCATTTAAAGGTTAAAAACTTGaactattatttatttattttatatttcagACCCTCCAAATGATCCACTGGTTCAGCCGTTCAGGTATTCTGAGAGTGAAATAATTAAATGATCTTAACTTTATGGAAAGTGATATTCGATTCAATTTTATAACATAAACATGTCCTATATATAATGAGGTGAATAACCCGGAAAAGAAAAACTTGAAGGAATCTATACTAAAGTGCCAACGAGATAAGTTCACAAACCAGCCAAATCCAGCACCAAAATGCAATTCCACCCAAAAGTATCTCACTCTAGCTGAAGCTGTTTGCTGCATATGCAAGTTTAATTTGCTCTATCTTCATCTATTTTTGTTGCTTTACAACTGGGTTACACAAAACACGGGCCTCTTGTCATCATAATTCACTAATGACTAATTGATTCGTATATATGACTAGTTGTAGGGTCGAGCATCCACTTATCATCTTGGAGTGAAGTAAGTGTAAGTATACTTCTATAAGTGTTCTTTCGTTATCATCTTCCCACCACTCTATTTcttttatgaaaataatatttttctagtaaattttattatttttagttcttacaaaacattaaaaatccaaataaaaaacttaagaAACATTTAACAATTtccaattaaaaaaagaataatttctAAAAATTATATCAATTCATTTCTGCAAATTTTACTAAAAGGCATCTTAATTGTCAATCTTTCGATAATTATGATGATTCTCTAAACCGGTTTTGGCtgcaatatttatttatatataaaaaaaatttacaacaaaatttatatttaggaaaatgttagtaGCATACTATTTTCCACACTCACTTGAacactttttttaattaattgaaatttatgTATGATCTATTAAAAATGTAAGTTTCCCTTTTTATTTATTGAGTCGtacataaaatttcaaccaATCAAAAAATGCGTGTTAGAAAGAGAGTATTAAGTCGAAGTCGGAATccgataaaataaaataaaataaaaaagtaaagcAAAAGAAAATAGAGACGCGGACGCGGACAGAACATCCGCCAAATTGGAACGGTTAGTTGACTAGGTAATAAATAACGTTTGTTGATGTCTGCCGTGAGTTtagttttcttcttctctcgGTGAAGTCAAggaactttcttcttcttcttcttcttcaacttcctCTTCCATATTCTACAAACTTTCTCtctttcattcattcattttttcCCTTTCATCTCTGAACAACACAAACCACTACAATCTCAAAGTCTTTCCAAGAGGTATATAGGATCTTTTCTCTTCAGTAGTTTTGCGTTTTTTGttatctttctttctttataTGGTCAGTTACCCTTTTCTATTCATCAACACGTTGGAATATCAGGACTTGTTTTTTTTCCTCTCTTAGAGGAATTCTATATATACAGTTTGATTTTTCGGATAATCACTTTCTGGGTCTCTTCAAAGTTTTTGTTTTGTGTGTGTTCGTGTTTGTTTGCTTCTTTAGCCAGTTATTTTTTCTGGGTTTCCTTTCACTTTGCAACAATACATAGATAGGGAGATGAGTGAAGTATTTTGTAAATTTCCTGGCCTCCTTCAATTATTTGTGTCGCttggtgcatgtttggataaacGGTAGAAAACCACATTGAGTCAAAATCATCGTGGACAGAAGCAATTTGCCTTAACTTTTGGGGCGACTTTTGGGGCGGTGCACTTTGATTTTGGCTTCACTGTGCATCCAAACATGCGTTTAGTCAAATCATTATAACCCTTTGGTGGAATTTGTTTTGACTTCATTTATTTATTGGGAATTGGGAAGAAGATAATAGTATGCCTTTGTTGACCCTTGACTTGTGAGGTTTGTTTATGATCCTTCTCAATTTTGCTGCATTTATTGTAAGTACCAACTGCATGAAATTTGGTGTTCTGTCATTGTAACATCAGATTAAATGGAATGTATGTGTCCACGATTGTACATATCTGTTACACAAAGTTATTCTATTTGTGGTTTTCAAAGAGCCTgacttttcttcttctctttcagTTTAGTTGCAAAGTTTGACTAACATGTGACTTTGTAGTAATTTGTTTCTTttgcaaaattaaaattactttataaACTAGTGAAGGgaagaagttgaaaaaggagTATATCTATGTTAATTTATGAATAATTTGTTTTCTGTATTGATCATATTTGCTTAGTTTTATTCACACTTCTTGCAATGTTTTAACAATTGACATTGAAACATACCTCCAAAGCAGAGGATCATGGGTTGCTTTGGCTTTTGCAAAGGAAATGATGCTTATACAACTGCTGACAAAGGAGGACCCTTCATGCAAACCTATCCTACTGGTAATTCCCTATTTTCAGTCCTTTTTCCTTCTTTACAATATTCTGTGCTTTAAGATTCTATCTTTCATTTACTTTCATACATGCCATTACCATGATTCGAAATGCAAAGTTTGTAGTTTGTGTCTGTAGTCTGCATGAATTCGTGTTACAAGACAAATTGAACTTGTTGTCATTAACATTTCGTATTACACGTTGCTTATATTTTTATGAACCATTCTCTAGTAATCTGTGATTTTTCTAATCATCAATTTGTACTTCTGTTAACTTTTTaattctgttttgtttttccaGTTTCTTGTGGCTTAAACTCTGTTTATACCATGCAGGGAACAATAGTTATCATGGCAGACACACACCAATAATAACTCCGCCAACTATAAATTTTCAACCAATTGCTGTCCCTTCCCTTTCCATAGATGAATTGAAGTCTGTTACAGATAATTTTGGATCAAAATCTTTCATTGGTGAGGGTGCATATGGGAAAGTATATCGTGCGACATTGAAAAATGGACGTGAAGTGGCGATTAAAAAGCTAGATTCCAGTAAGCAGCCAGACCAGGAATTGCTTTCTCAGGTTCGGTTCAACAACTGTTACAAGTTTTCCTTAATAATAAGATAACAAAACATGTTGTATTTATTGGATcatattcaaaaaaattaatctcttaCTTATATAGGTATCTGTGGTATCAAGGCTAAAGCATGAAAATGTTGTTGAGCTTGTTAGTTATTGCGTTGATGGTCCTTGTCGCGCCCTTGCCTATGAGTATGCTCCTAATGGATCCCTTCATGATATTATACATGGTTAGTCATAACTGATACCTTATTAATCCTCACTTTTATGCAGAAGTTATAGAAATACATTCGAACTTCTTGTTGTGAATTTAAGATTAATGTTTACACATCTTATATATAGAAACTTGCAAGTGATTTTGGAATTTCGACTTGAAAACAGTATCATCCTTGTGCATGAGGCTTGATAACTTTGAAATCATACCATACAAACAGTTCTTTTCTTTGCCTACATGTTCACTCACAATTTTTACTAATTCAATGAAAGCTATCTTTGGCATGAAAAAGTTCTTCAAGTTCCTCGTTCCAATACCGTTGAAGCttctttttttattctttttaattaaaGATAACTAGATCAAGTAATCTCTTCATtgtaatataaatttttttgttataattGTGGATATAGGACGCAAAGGTGTCAAGGGTGCACAACCTGGTTTAGTTCTCTCATGGACTCAGAGAGTTAAAATTGCTGTTGGAGCAGCCAGAGGACTTGAATATCTCCATGAGAAGGCAGAGACACATATTATCCATCGTTACATTAAATCTAGTAACATACTGCTTTTCGATGACGACGTTGCAAAGATTGCTGATTTTGATTTGTCAAATCAAGCCCCCGATGCAGCAGCACGTCTTCATTCTACCCGTGTTCTTGGAACCTTCGGTTATCATGCTCCAGAGTAAGTTATTCCTGGATGGAACTCTATACCACTTGGTCAGAagatctgataacatgttatgaaccaactatctcaaaagcttaagtttCTGGGTAaaagacacatgaatggttttacaTTATATTTCTAATATAGTTAACTACAATCCACTTTAGACTCAGACTCGGTCATACATTTGGCTCATTGATTCTTTAAGTCTCATTACATTGTACAGTTGTTGTTTTAACTACTAATGGCTTGAATTTTTTGGATGACAGATATGCAATGACTGGGCAACTCACTTCAA
This window harbors:
- the LOC130711009 gene encoding pto-interacting protein 1-like, giving the protein MGCFGFCKGNDAYTTADKGGPFMQTYPTGNNSYHGRHTPIITPPTINFQPIAVPSLSIDELKSVTDNFGSKSFIGEGAYGKVYRATLKNGREVAIKKLDSSKQPDQELLSQVSVVSRLKHENVVELVSYCVDGPCRALAYEYAPNGSLHDIIHGRKGVKGAQPGLVLSWTQRVKIAVGAARGLEYLHEKAETHIIHRYIKSSNILLFDDDVAKIADFDLSNQAPDAAARLHSTRVLGTFGYHAPEYAMTGQLTSKSDVYSFGVVLLELLTGRKPVDHTLPRGQQSLVTWATPKLSEDKVKQCVDARLKGEYPVKSVAKMAAVAALCVQYEAEFRPNMSIIVKALQPLLNTRSTLPKEVRHM